tagatgcttactcaggatacaaccaaatcctcatgaaccctccggaccaagaacacacaaccttcactactgacaagggactatattgctataaagtcatgcccttcggcctaaaaaaTGCAaaagcaacttatcagagaatGGGCAATGCAATGTTAGTCGAActgattgggaagagcatggaagtttacgttgatgatatgctagtcaagagcaaacatgctgaccaacacatcaccaacctatctgaaactttcaccattctgaagaggtatcgaatgaggttgaaccccaacaaatgtgccttcggcgtaggttctggcaaattcttaggctttatgataagccaacgaggcattgaggcaaatcccgagaagatcaaagcaatcctcaacatgaaggaaccggtaacttcaaaaaacatccagagccttactggcaaggtggcagccttaactaggttcatctttaAGGCCACAAatagatgtgctcatttcttcaaagcacttaagggaagtaagaagtacattacatggactgatgaatgtgttgaggcattcaagaacctcaaagactacatgagtaaagcccatttgctctccaaacctaaggttggtgacactctcattatctatctgttggTATctgcttcagcagtaagttctgttcttagtcgaaatgatggtaatgtcgaacggcatgtctactatgctagcaaggccttacaagatgcggagacacgatactccaacattgagaaattggctctagcattggtcatgtcttctcgaaaacttcacccttacttccaagcacactccatcatcatgcttaccaatcatcctcttcgacagatactccaaaatcctgacacttctgggcaaatgatcaaatgggcgataacattgggtgagtttgacatctcctaccaaccataaccagctgagaagggccaagcagtggcaaacTTCATTGCCAaattcacatatcctgttgacattgtttctaagcctaaagaagtggtttcattaccctcggaagcttagaaaataaaaccaacagccccagcatgaagtctatatgttgatggctagTCAAAcaaacagggttgtggagcaggactagtccttacgacccctgacaaaatggcgatggagtatgctcttcgtttcaaattcaaggcgtcgaacaatgaggccgaatatgaagccatcctagcaggcttacgtttggccaaacactttggggttaaacgaattgatatctttagtgactcctaattggtggttaaccaggtcactaccaactttgacgctaaggatagctccatggcagcatatctagcacaaacacaattgttgctcaagcacttccactaccagatcacccaaattcctcgagtggCAAACAGTTATGTAGAtgttttggctcgcctcgcctcagcggtggaagacaagattgggagaaaaattaaggtcgaattgttggtagcaccaagcaccatggctacgGAAgcgtgcaacttacaacagggggatggttagattaccccgatttatagattccttactcatggtatccttccaaatgacaaaatccaagctaagcagattcgatacaaggttaCCCGTTACTTAACCATTAATGatcaactctacaagcggggttttaacctaccatacctaagatgtcTTACGCCTGCAGAagcggaaactgtcattcgggaaatacatgaaggagtctgcgaagatcatgctggatctcgatccctaacacacaaggcttttcgccaaggatattactagcCAACACTttaccaagatgccatcagaatatctcgctcatgtgataagtgtcaatgctacgcaactattcctcactcatctcccgagccgctcactcctataatcagcccttggcccttcacccaatggggacttgatttgattagCCCagtgcctgcagggaagggcaaggttcgctatgcaatcgttgcagtttcacaaagtgggccgaagtagaacccttggtaaccattactgaggcaaaaataaaagacttcatatggaagaacatcctttgcagattcggcattcccaatgcgataatcactgacaacgggcgacggTTCAACAATAATAAGTTTAGAATGTTCtgttctaagttcaacatcaacttatgttttgcctccccagctcatccagagtttaatggacaagttgaagccatcaacaaaataatcaagcaaactttgaaaaccagcttggacaaggctaaaggttgttggccagaatttgtaccctaagttctttggtcatactgcACTTCGTATcgaacatcaacaggagaaacccatctcatttgcctttggtacagataCAGTtatcccagttgagcttgagcaagcaacgttccgagtccaaaactacgtgcaaagcgaaaatgacaaacaacttaccctcaacttagatctagtcgaggaacacataaaccaggctcacttgaggaatgtcacctacaagcagcgcatatccaactactatgacttaagggtcaaacctcgttctttcaaagtgggggactgggtattgaagaaaagattactctaagACAAAGTCCCGAgtaaaggaacacttagtccaaactgggatggaccgtttgaagttgttggcatcggTCGCCCTGgttcctacaagcttagaagcttcgacggcaagacccttggccatccatggaacgctgattatttgaagtactattacaagtaaactcacattctACATGTGTTAaacttcagccgttcggcatcctatgtaatgaagactatttggcatgaattcaataaagaggtgatttagacaactcggtcctaatcctcttacattcctagcaatgaaacactcgggttcaaagcttcaacatgaatgcttccaacatgaaaaaaagtctaagtatatgttaacaagactatacaaataaacgaacagcttcacagtatattcgttcaattatacattccaacacattcatacataagccaactatgctttgaaagggtttaacatactttgtgtcattcaacacttgctacaatatgcCTAGATATcttgcctttattctcaccaactagatgatgaaatgtgaagaaggaactcatggtcatgccaccaaccaggtgatgaaatgtacaactcgtactctccttcatgccacaaaccaggtgatgaaatgtacaacccttactctaatatcatttggcaacttgccactcatgccactaaccaggtgatgaaatctacaactcgtactctccttcatgccacaaaccaggtgatgaaatgtacaacccgtactctaatatcatttggcaacttgccactcatgccaccaactaggtgaagaaggaactcatcttaattccaccaaccaggtgatgaaatgtacaacctgtactctcattcatgccaccaaccaggtgatgaaatgtacaacccgtactttccttcatgccaccaaccaggtgatgaattgtacaacccgtactctaatattatttggtaactcgccattcatgccaccaaccaggtgatgaaatgtacaacccgtactttccttcatgccaccaaccaggtgatgaattgtacaacccgtactctaatattatttggtaacttgccattcatgccaccaaccaggggaagaaggaactcatcctcgtgccaccaaccaggtgatgaaatgtgatgaaaggtgatgaaggaactcacattcgtaccactaaccaagtgatgaaagtaactcaccattcattccacctaccagaagacgaatggtacaacttgtacatgtgagcttctagcattcacaaataatcaaaaaccctcaagcttgacaacttaactaggggagaacttatgcccaacaagagttatagtcaccaacaaagtcttattgcaagccaacaataacttcagtgcatgacatacgaagattaagctattcagccctcttgatcaagacagtgtgaagcaaaaccaatttatagtgccaacaaaagcttcattaaaggagttcaaccacaattctcaaaagcttcacacactctcgatcaagacagtgtgaagcaaaaccaatttatggtgccaacaagagcttcatcaatggacggcaaccataattctcaaaaacttcacacactcttgatcaagacagtgtgaagcaaaaccaatttatggtgccaacaagagcttcatcaaaggagttcaaccacaattctcaaaagcttcacacacttttgatcaagacagtgtgaagcaaaaccaatttatggtgccaacaagagcttcatcaatggtggacaaccataattcttaaaatcttcacacactcttgatcaggacagtgtgaagcaataccaatttatggtgccaacaagagcttcatcaaaggagttcaaccacaattctcaaaagcttcacacactcttgatcaagacagtgtgaagcaaaaccaatttatggtgccaacaagagcttcatcaatttagggcaaccacaattatcaaaagcttcacacactcttgatcaagatagtgtgaagccaatttatggtgccaacaagagcttcatcaaaggagttcaaccacaattctcaaaagcttcacacactcttgatcaagacagtgtgaagcaaaaccaatttatggtgccaacaaaagcttcatcaatggagggcaattgcaattctcaaaccttcgaagcaaattcaagactgtttgaagcaaattcaatttatatggttcatccaaaccttcgactactacaaagtgtggcttgcatcacaatctcttgctcaacagtgtggaagcaaaatttgtatatattgtctctcccacattttcaaatttctagtttcccataaaataaaaaaagggaaattcaacaaagcttcatcaatggagggcaactacaaattctcaaaagcttcacattatcttgatcaagatagtgtgaagcaaaatcaattcaagcttcacactatattgatcaagatagtgtaaagcaaaatcaattcatggtacccaacaaaagcttcaactctaaagcttcacctacaaaacttcaactccaaaggttcacctacaaaagctttaacacaaaagcttcaccaataaaagcttcatcaatggaggacaactacaaattctcaaaagcttcacactatcttgatcaagatagtgtgaagcaaaatcaattcatggtacccaaaaaaagcttcaactccaaagcttcacctacaaagcttcaactccaaagctttacctacaaaatcttcaacacaaaagcttcacccataaaagcttcaacacaaaagcttcacccacaaaagcttgacccacaaaagcttcacctacaaaagcttgacccacaaaagcttgacccacaaaagcttgacctacaaagcttcaacacaaaagcttcacctacaaaagcttcatactatcttgatcaagatagtgtgaagcaaaatcaattcatggtacccaacaaagcttcaacctcaaagcttcacctacaaaggttcaacaccaaagcttcacctacaaagcttaaaatatatatatattttttttttttcggaaattcaaaaattcaaaaatttgaaaagaaaaaaaaattcaaaaattcgaaaaaaaaataattcaaaaaaaaaattgcctaggcctcatcttctttgggcctaacaactttcataataaatatatatgaaggaggagttttgggctaccacttagaaaagaaatgccttattcgtcaactccctcgaccggagacttgggggactcctaccatatgctaatgcaccttgatactcagaagtctcacgaccactcagtgacttggatttttcaagtctccaatcgagaagttttcctcactcgggaaattaagggagcactacctcaacatacatgcttcactctcaaagcttcaacaaaagaaaaaattcaaagaacttagtgaagaaggtcttggtgtatttaatacaatacattgaaatgaagcaaagtttgtttattgatatctctgataagttacaaatatgtacatatacatgaatcaaaataaacagacaagagggaaccttcacaaaggttgctcataagaagtctcaacagtcggcagagccccagaaagagtaggcactggagggtgatcattcggagcctcagtactgggcagaaccctagaaggaagaggcaccaaagattgatcatttggagcttcattacgtggtacagccccagaagacgaaggcaataaatgcctttgaaaaaacccacaaacctccgataatcaagcaaaatctgaccatcagattcctgcagctggttaagcttcctcttcatgtttgtagcatagtcatgtgcgagcccgtgcaactgtttattcttatacttgagccctctgatcttctgtttgagacttatcacttcggccgccaatgattcaacttggcgggttcgagcaaataggcattgggccatattagacacagaacctgcacactgaacactgagagccagagaatccttaacagccaacttatcagaccatttggaaagtagtctattatatttaggagtgagaaagttcctggccaccaccgtatcggtcatatcattcttcatcacagaatccccaacggtaagagaaccagtaggagataagaaggatgagcgccatatgttatcttgagaaggcatggctgcctcttcactaaagttcaagtcaaaacgacgatcggatgggccagacattcttagaaatgatgaaggagaaatgaggtgcaataaatctcttaagtaaaaaaataaggggaaaattcctacaagcaataactctctgaatgtacttcttgcacacaattggtgcctttataaaagaaagggtaatagggtcgttggtttaaaaatcaaagaggcaccactcttcgaatttcgaagaggcaccactctccacacgcaacatcagctcctcgggtaccacatataactttgccaaaaatctctgacaaagtttagacacataaattttgaaggtccaacaaccctactattacccacaagagtaaaggaacaacaccactacttgataactgaaaagtccctatgtgtgtcaacctccgtgcttcgtggcaaggtagactggtAAAAATggccaacctttactcacattgaagaaaacactcccaacaagattggttgctcaaaaatcaaagaggcaccgctctccgaatctcgagagccagactcccaactggattacttgctcaaaaattaaaaaggcatcgttctccaaatctcgagagctagactcacaacaagattacttgctcaaaaatcgaagagacatcgccttccgaatctcgaaagccagactcccaacatgattactttctcaaaaattgaagaggcatcgctctccgaatctcgagagccagactcccaacaggattacttgcacaaaaattgaagaagcaccgccctccgaatctcgaaagccaaactcccaacaggattactttctcaaaaatcgaagaggcaccgctctccgaatctcaagcagaattactttcttaaaaatcaaagaggcaccgttctccgaatctcgagagccagatccccgataggattgcttgttcaaaaaccgaagaggcatcgctctccgaacttcgagagcaagatttccttggataaagcttgtctgcaatcttcacacgcaacatcagctttccagataccacataccactttttcaaagtgctctgacaaagttaaaacagtgaagcttgcagctcccactacattgctacgaccaagaagggtaaaggaatagcattgctacttgttgttagggagactcctatatatgtcgaccttcatcctctacggacaggcagacctgcaaaaatgctcaattCTTCCTCATATATGAAAGGGCACTCCCAATGAAGCCTCTATAAATACTCaactttcttccccccccccaataatacctatgcaaaccagtcGAACCAGaacaagagtatttcatatcatcagggtaaaaaaaaagagtatcccatatcatgttttttccttgtcttttcctttgcccttgctcttacctACAAGataatgagaaagagagcaataagtcagcacttgaaatcaagctttcagtcaggaactgactgcctggaaccccttgcctgattacttacctggcattgctctcgagtactcatcttcaaatcttatgcttccagagaagataccacatctgcctgaggaaaagatagggcaagtgagaaggatacaaggaagcatgtggagacaagcgtaacaaaacacatgccgatacatccactactttgtcaacagcaaaagtatcacatatcatcagggtcgaacgtactctagatttgatggacttgttttgaccttcaaattctttagtcgaccttatactctggaggaaaccagaaaaccctctagcccagttcaaggataagcctgtggaaagttacttcttcaaaagcaaaagtatctcatatcatatatTCTCCATTTGcctctccttatccttgttgctgtttacgacacaaagagaatgagaacaatcaatcggaagccaaagtcgaacttccgatccaggttgcttgcttagaagtctgattgcttaccttgtctgttaccttcttcggcaaatctcctagctcagcgacttaggggactcctactatagggtttgtattgcacttgaccaaggccgaaactacaagtaagtttcaactgaaattgatacattaccttgtgcatcttcatcagttaaagataccacccttggatggaggaaaggtacttccagagaagatgccacatccacatatgagacagataaggcaagtgaaaatgataccacacttcggtacttagaagtttcgtgattactcaatggcttggatcttgcaagtccctaaccgaggagcttccctcactcgggaacttaggggagcactgtttgtaccatacttgaccaatcctgaaactactgagcaccggtcaacgttataccgtcaaggacccagaagagtttccctccaaccaaaaggccaatcacagcgcgacacgtgtcgacatcagaagccaatcatagtgcgacatgtgtcaacatcagaagccaatcacagcacgacacgtgtcaatgtcataatgaaactacaaactttcttctataaatagagatcattctctcacaatatttcctaatgtcatttgtactaaatcattcactagtactcactaaaggagagcttgaacctatgtacttgtgtaaacccttcacaattaatgagaattcctctacttcgtggacgtagccaatctgggtgaaccacgtacatcttgtgtttgctttcctatctctatccatttccatacttatccacactagtgaccgaagcaatctagcgaaggtcacaaacttgacactttctgttgtaccaaagtcctcactgattttgtgcattaacattggTGTAAAACCCTTCTTGGACTGATAAGTCCATTGGTGTAAAACCCAGCGTTGCCTCACTTTATTTGTGTTGCTTTAGATTATATTCTACTAGATTATCCTCTTTCGAGCGTTCCTTTTTCTTGTACATTCtaatatatgtatttatctattgattttttttcttttggctaaCTTCCAatattcccttctttttttcttgtctTTGTTATGTGAATGCTGATTTGCGCAGTGTATACAGACACGCTCTTTTGCTAAAGACTGCATCTGCAAGACAAGTGGTGCTAGGCGCTCCATTGCGAGGGGTTCTGAAGAAGCTTGCTGCAACGGCTGTTGCGTCCAATACTGATGAGCTTGTTGCTCTTTTGCATTGACCAAACGAGTCCTTTTTCCTTATTCCTCGGGTAAAATTACATGTTAAGGTTAACAAATTATCATTTTGCTCTTTGTAGTTTTTAGTTCTAACCTTTAGCTACTTAGACTATCTCCAACCCTGACCTAAAAGTTAAAATTTaccatccccccccccccaaattcaCTCCAACCCATGACttaaaataaacctaaaacctaaaacctaaaacccaaATGGATGTCAAATTCCGGCCCAATTTTAGGCCACAAAGCAAAATGGGCTCCACCAACTGAGAGTGAAACCAGGGCTGTGTTGCCCACTTCCCAACCTCCACCCGCCAACGCGCCACACGCGTTTGGCAGATTGTTGAAAGCAGACAGCCCCATGTGGGGGTGTTCCCTGCTgtcagaaagcaaaagcagccCAACGGCTACTTTTGGTGATCCAACGGTTGTGTTTAAATGGGCtgttggttaatccaacggtccaggttcaaattattatttttttgttttatatttatatatttattgaatccaacggtttaaatcgaatataatcaaatctaacggtaaaaaaaagatctaacagtccaaatttaaatccaacggctaaaataatttaaaaaaattatttaacttaaaattcaaccaaaaactctataaatacctatgtatttgttcaaacatccacacaaaactcacttttctcctacaattcttccaatttttctttctaccatttcttctcatttccaaaattttcaagatggcaaaagagcatgttagaggttgtaattggacctttgacgaagatattgctttatgtttggcATGGATTTCTGTTAGTGAAGATGGTGTCGTCGGCACCAATCAAAATAGAAAGGATTTGTGGGGTAAAATCGTtgataagttccatgaaaactcCAACGCCGATCGAAGGGAAGctggtggtgtttatgatcggtGGAAGATTATCAACAAAGCGTACACTTTGtggaagggaagcttggagagagccATGGTTGACATGCCTAGTGGAAGGGGCGTCTCAGAAATTGtgagtttctttgttgatatttttgttgtcatgtacataatagtattttgcaactaattgtttttatgtatttgttgcatagggtgacaaagcaatggcaatttacaagacaagaactacatcaaaaaatcaagcttttaagttgcatcatgcttggaacatcctcaaggattgtcGGAGGTGGGGAATCGATGCGAATCAACAATGTGGAAGATTATTTCATAATGAAGCCCCACCTCCAAATGATGTCAATGAAGGTGTGAATTTTGCCGACAATGAAGGTGTCAACCAAATAAGCCCAACTTCTTCTTTGCCAAGGCCCTCGGGTAGAGATAAGCAGAAGGAagtaaagagaaaagggaagtcccaAGATCCGATACGTGAACAATTTGCTAGCAAAATGGCAAGAATGAACGAAAACCAGTGTCGTCGGCAAGAAGAATCGGCCCAAATGTTTTTGGCCATGAAGCAAGAAGGGGATAGGGAGCAAGAAAGGTACGAAACTAATTTGATAATGGCGGACCTCGACAAATACACTCCAGAGAGGAAGAGATACTTACGTGGTAAGCAAAAAGAAATTTTACGAAGGAATGCCACAaggagtatatttcaagatgatgattcaTCGCACGACTATCACCTAAGTCCACCACCAAGTCAAGAtggtggatatcattattaagtttatgtagtctatgagttttcgattgtattaagtttatgtagtttattaattgtcttttttttaagtttatgtggtttatcatgat
This genomic interval from Malus domestica chromosome 05, GDT2T_hap1 contains the following:
- the LOC139195967 gene encoding uncharacterized protein; translation: MAKEHVRGCNWTFDEDIALCLAWISVSEDGVVGTNQNRKDLWGKIVDKFHENSNADRREAGGVYDRWKIINKAYTLWKGSLERAMVDMPSGRGVSEIGDKAMAIYKTRTTSKNQAFKLHHAWNILKDCRRWGIDANQQCGRLFHNEAPPPNDVNEGVNFADNEGVNQISPTSSLPRPSGRDKQKEVKRKGKSQDPIREQFASKMARMNENQCRRQEESAQMFLAMKQEGDREQERYETNLIMADLDKYTPERKRYLRGKQKEILRRNATRSIFQDDDSSHDYHLSPPPSQDGGYHY